The genomic segment TCGCCTGGGGGACAGATCGTTATCTCCTCACGGCCAAGAGTTGCACAGCCAATTGCCGTGATTTACTGACCCCGCAACTCTTTGCCACCTACCTGGTGATGGATGCCAATGGGGACGTCCTCAAGAAACAGACCTTCAACGAGGGTCTCAAGAACAAGTTCGACAAGATCAAACCCACCCGCGACGGCGGTGCGGTCATCACGGGCGCAACCAGTATGCAAGAAAAGTTTCCCAGCGAAGACACCTGGATCGTCAAACTGGATGCCAATGCCGATGTGGCGTGGACGAAAATCTTCACCAGTTTCGGGCGCTACGACGGCGGCTTTGACATCGTGCAAATGCCCGACGACGGCTACGTGGTGGCCGCCTATTCTCAGGTTGAGCAGACGGCGGAGATGAAGTTTGACAATTTTTGGATGCTGCGGCTGGATAGCGCGGGCGAGATGCTATGGTCGCGCACCTGGGGTGGACCCGACAATGACGATCTGCGTTCGGTGGTCCTTACGGCGGATGGCGGGGTCGTGCTGGCTGGCTTCAAGGATGCGGTGTCCTGGCCGCTGGATAGAATTCCTGGCCCTGCGGATTTTTATGTGATTAAAACTACAGCCGGCGACAGACGAACTTTCTTGCCCTGCGTGCTCAGGAACGATTCCACTCGCTCCAGCCGACTGCTCCCTCGCTGCGCTCGGTAGCAGCGGCTGAGCTCGGTGCCGTTGGGCTTCACCGGCCAAGAAAGGACACTTTCCATGAAAAAGAAAAAGGGTCTTGTTGTTTTAGGCGTTCTCTTGGTCTTGTTGCTCGTAGTGTATTTATGGCCTGTACCTCAGAAAGGCTTCGCAGAACTTTCGGAAAAAGTATCACCTCAGGATCGTCAATCTCTCCTGGATTTTCGTAGCCAACACCCTCCCAAACACTTGCAAGTCAACGGGAAAGATTGGGAATATGTGGCTTTTGGGAGTGGAGAGAAGGCCATCTTGTTCCTGCACGGGATGACAGGCGCCTACGACATTTGGTGGCAACAGATGGTGCCTCTCTCCGATGACTATCGAGTCATCAGCCTCACCTATCCACCGGCCGGAACTCTAGATGAACTCGGTGAGGGGGTATTGGCGGTGCTGGATGCTGAGGGGGTCCAGCAAACCTACGTGGTAGGCACTTCCCTGGGCGGATACCTGGCGCAGTACCTGATGGCCCGTCATCCTGAAAGAATTGAGAAAGCGGTTCTTGGCAACACATTTCCGCCTAATGACATCCTACGCCAAAAGAACGAGTCCCTGATCAGAATACTGCCCTTCTTGCCCAATTGGGTGGTGATGGGCGTCTTTCGCAAGAACTTTGTGGAGACCATCTATCCAGCCGCTGGTCACTCTGAGTTGGTGCTGGCGTACATGCTGGAACAGGTCTCGGGTAGGATGAGTAAAGCTCAAGTTGTGGCTCGTGCAAAGGCGGTCATCGAACCATTTATTCCACCTGATCCCCAAGCGCTGGGAATTCCGGTAATGATTATTGAGGCGGACAACGACCCGCTCGTGGAAGTCGCTCTACGGGAGCAACTGAAAGCAACCTACCCTACCGCGGAAGTACACACGCTCCATGCCGTCGGACACTTCCCGTATGTCAACGAGCCCGATACGTATACCCAATTGCTTCGCTCTTTCTTTGCTCGGTAAATCCGATGAAGCCCAACACGGGCATCCACCTGACGCCGCTGCGCTGCGCTCGGCTCGCCGCAGGTGATGCGCGAGTCGTTAGGCGCACCGCGTCAAAGCTGTCAGCGTCAGACGAATCTCTTATGTTGATATGCAAATCGTGAAGACACGCCAACGAATAACCGATTTTTTAGGCTTGAAGAAAAACATCGTAGCACTACTGGCGATGGTAATACTGGTAGGGATAGGGGAAAAGATGGCAGAGCGATTTCTGCCACTCTACCTGATGGCTTTGGGTGGCGGCGCGTTCTCCATTGGTTTGCTGAATGGCTTGGACAATCTCCTCAGCGCCCTGTACTCTTTCCCAGGTGGTTACGCCAGCGACAAACTGGGCTATAAACGTGCGTTGTTGCTGTTCAATTTGCTGGCAATGGCGGGCTATGTTGTGGTGATTGCTGTACCCAACTGGCAAGCCGTCATCCTGGGCGCTATCCTGTTCGTGTCGTGGACGGCTATCTCATTGCCTGCCACGATGG from the Chloroflexota bacterium genome contains:
- a CDS encoding alpha/beta hydrolase, which produces MKKKKGLVVLGVLLVLLLVVYLWPVPQKGFAELSEKVSPQDRQSLLDFRSQHPPKHLQVNGKDWEYVAFGSGEKAILFLHGMTGAYDIWWQQMVPLSDDYRVISLTYPPAGTLDELGEGVLAVLDAEGVQQTYVVGTSLGGYLAQYLMARHPERIEKAVLGNTFPPNDILRQKNESLIRILPFLPNWVVMGVFRKNFVETIYPAAGHSELVLAYMLEQVSGRMSKAQVVARAKAVIEPFIPPDPQALGIPVMIIEADNDPLVEVALREQLKATYPTAEVHTLHAVGHFPYVNEPDTYTQLLRSFFAR